Proteins from a genomic interval of Rosa chinensis cultivar Old Blush chromosome 2, RchiOBHm-V2, whole genome shotgun sequence:
- the LOC112184197 gene encoding mannose-1-phosphate guanyltransferase alpha, whose amino-acid sequence MESSGEKVVAVIMVGGPTKGTRFRPLSFNTPKPLFPLAGQAMVHHPISACKKIPNLAQIFLIGFYEEREFALYVSSISNELRVPVRYLKEDKPHGSAGGIYYFRDLIMEDSPSHIFLLNCDVCCSFPLPDMLEAHIKYGGMGTMLVIKVSAESANEFGELVADPVTKELLHYTEKPETFVSDLINCGVYVFTPDVFNAIEDVSSHREGRANLRRVSSFEALQSATRNLPTDFVRLDQDILSPLAGKKQLYTYETMDFWEQIKTPGMSLKCSSLYLSQFRFTSSHLLASGDGIKNATIVGDVYIHPSAKVHPSAKIGPNVSLSANVRIGAGVRLISCIVLDDVEIKENAVVIHSIVGWKSSIGRWSRVQAEGDYNAKLGITILGEAVTVEDEVVVINSIVLPNKTLNVSVQEEIIL is encoded by the exons ATGGAAAGCTCAGGAGAGAAGGTCGTCGCCGTAATCATGGTCGGAGGCCCAACTAAAG GGACTAGATTTCGGCCTCTGTCATTCAACACGCCAAAGCCGCTGTTCCCATTGGCTGGGCAAGCCATGGTTCATCATCCAATCTCAGCTTGTAAGAAG ATACCCAATTTGGCtcaaatttttctaattgggttTTATGAGGAGCGTGAGTTTGCACTCTATGTTTCTTCGATTTCCAATGAGCTTAGAGTGCCGGTGAGGTACTTGAAAGAGGATAAACCACATGGCTCAGCTGGTGGTATTTATTACTTCAGAGATTTGATCATGGAAGACAGCCCG TCGCATATCTTTTTGCTGAATTGTGATGTATGCTGCAGTTTTCCGCTTCCAGATATGCTTG AGGCTCATATAAAATACGGTGGAATGGGTACAATGCTAGTAATCAAG GTTTCTGCGGAATCTGCCAACGAGTTTGGTGAGTTGGTTGCTGATCCAGTCACCAAAGAACTGTTGCATTACACTGAGAAACCAGAGACTTTT GTGAGTGATTTGATCAACTGCGGTGTTTATGTATTTACCCCTGATGTTTTCAATGCCATTGAAGACGTATCCAGTCACCGGGAAGGCAGAG CTAATTTACGCCGTGTTTCCAGCTTTGAAGCGCTCCAGTCTGCTACAAG GAATCTTCCTACAGATTTTGTCAGATTGGATCAAGATATTTTGTCACCTCTTGCTGGAAAGAAGCAATTATATACTTATGAGACCATGGATTTCTGGGAACAGATTAAGACTCCAGG AATGTCATTGAAGTGTTCGTCTTTGTATCTTTCTCAATTTCGATTCACCTCTTCACATCTATTAGCTAGCGGAGATGGAATCAAGAATGCCACAATAGTTGGTGATGTTTATATTCATCCATCGGCAAAAGTGCACCCTAGTGCTAAG ATTGGTCCCAATGTATCTCTCTCAGCAAATGTTCGGATAGGTGCGGGAGTAAGGCTTATAAGTTGCATCGTCTTGGATGATGTGGAAATTAAG GAAAATGCAGTTGTTATACATTCTATTGTTGGATGGAAGTCATCTATTGGGAGATGGTCACGTGTCCAG GCTGAAGGAGACTACAATGCAAAGCTTGGAATTACCATCCTTG GAGAAGCAGTAACTGTTGAAGACGAAGTTGTGGTGATTAACAGCATTGTTCTCCCGAACAAGACTCTTAATGTTAGCGTACAGGAGGAGATCATTTTGTag
- the LOC112184196 gene encoding alpha-mannosidase 2, producing the protein MAFSSFSTRRGGGWAHSLLPSTATSSAKSKHTRKPRRRLLLRDFLFANFFTIGLSVSLFFFFLVVLRYGVPHPITAHFKPTRSPIRFPKPRIKPLPRRRPGGSNNDAVSGAAVDITTKELYDKIEFSDVDGGPWKQGWRVNYKGDEWDSEKLKVILVPHSHNDPGWKLTVEEYYERQSRHILDTIVDTLSKDTRRKFIWEEMSYLERWWRDSSDDKRELFTNLVKNGQLEIVGGGWVMNDEANSHYYAIIEQITEGNLWLNETVGVVPKNSWAIDPFGYSPTMAYLLRRMGFENMLIQRTHYELKKELALHKNLEYIWRQSWDVDESTDIFVHMMPFYSYDIPHTCGPEPAICCQFDFARMRGFMYELCPWGDHPVETNQENVRERALLLLDQYRKKSTLYRTNTLLIPLGDDFRYVSIDEAEAQFRNYQMLFDYINSNPSLNAEAHFGTLEDYFRTIREEAERINYSLPGEIGSGQVGGFPSLSGDFFTYADRQQDYWSGYYVSRPFFKAVDRVLEHTLRTTDMMMAFLLGYCGRSQCEKLPLGFSYKLAAARRNLALFQHHDGVTGTAKDHVVLDYGTRMHTSLQDLQIFMSKAIEVLLGIRHDKYDNPSQFEAEQVRSKYDVQPVHRAIMAREGTRQTVVFFNPLEQIREEVVMVIVNRPDVTVLDLNWTCVPSQISPELQHDKSKIFTGRHRVYWQASVPALGLQTYYITNGFVGCEKAKPAKLRYFSKSSSFSCPTPYPCSKVEADVAEIKNRHQTLTFDVNRGLLQKISYKNGSQIVVGEEIAMYSSWGSGAYLFKPDGDAQPIITAGGQMVISEGPLVQEVYSYPSTQSEKSPISHSTRLYNGDNTVQEFFIEKEYHVELLDQQFNDKELIVRYRTDIDNKKVFFSDLNGFQMSRRETYDKIPLQGNYYPMPSLAFMQGSNGQRFSVHSRQSLGVASLKNGWLEIMLDRRLVRDDGRGLGQGVMDNRAMNVIFHILVESNISCASNPVSNPLPLNPSLLSHRVGADLNYPLHSFISKKPEDLSVQPPPRSFSPLAAPLPCDLHIVSLKVPQPLKFSELPLENSRFVLTLQRRSWDSSYCRKGRSGCTRFADESVNLLNMFRELTVSNARATSLNLLHEDIDMLGYTEQFGDVAPEGQVLISPMEIQAYKLELQPHQ; encoded by the exons ATGGCCTTCTCGTCCTTCAGCACTCGCCGCGGCGGCGGTTGGGCCCACTCGCTCCTCCCTTCCACCGCCACCTCCTCCGCCAAATCCAAGCACACAAGAAAGCCCCGGCGGCGATTGCTCCTCCGCGACTTCCTCTTCGCCAACTTCTTCACCATCGGCCTCTccgtctccctcttcttctttttcctcgtCGTCCTCCGCTACGGCGTCCCGCACCCGATCACCGCCCACTTCAAGCCCACCAGGTCACCGATCCGCTTCCCCAAGCCCCGAATCAAACCCCTCCCCCGTAGAAGGCCCGGCGGGAGCAACAACGACGCCGTTTCGGGCGCGGCCGTGGACATCACCACCAAGGAGCTTTACGACAAGATCGAATTCTCCGACGTCGACGGCGGGCCGTGGAAGCAGGGATGGAGAGTCAATTACAAAGGCGACGAGTGGGACTCTGAGAAGTTGAAGGTGATTTTGGTGCCGCACTCGCATAACGATCCGGGGTGGAAGCTCACTGTGGAGGAGTACTATGAGAGGCAGTCCAGGCATATACTCGACACCATCGTTGATACACTCTCCAAG GATACTCGGCGCAAGTTTATATGGGAAGAGATGTCTTATCTGGAAAGGTGGTGGAGAGACTCCTCGGATGACAAAAGAGAATTGTTCACCAATCTGGTAAAGAATGGTCAGCTAGAAATTGTTGGAGGTGGCTGGGTGATGAATGATGAG GCTAATTCACATTACTATGCCATAATTGAACAG ATCACAGAAGGAAATTTGTGGCTGAATGAAACCGTGGGTGTTGTTCCTAAGAATTCGTGGGCAATAGATCCATTTGGTTACTCACCCACCATGGCATATCTTCTGCGCCGTATGGGTTTCGAAAATATGCTCATTCAGAGGACCCATTACGAGCTTAAGAAAGAACTTGCACTGCACAAGAATTTGGAGTATATATGGCGTCAGAGCTGGGATGTCGATGAATCTACTGATATTTTTGTCCACATGATGCCCTTTTATTCTTATGATATTCCACATACTTGTGGGCCAGAGCCAGCTATTTGTTGTCAGTTCGACTTTGCTCGTATGCGTGGCTTTATGTATGAACTTTGTCCTTGGGGAGACCATCCAGTAGAGACTAACCAAGAAAATGTGCGGGAGCGGGCACTTCTACTACTAGATCAATATAGGAAGAAATCAACACTGTACAGGACAAATACACTTCTTATTCCTCTTGGAGATGATTTCCGCTACGTTAGCATAGATGAAGCTGAAGCTCAGTTTAGGAATTATCAAATGTTATTTGATTATATCAATTCTAATCCCAGTTTAAATGCTGAGGCGCATTTTGGAACTTTGGAAGACTACTTTCGAACCATTCGTGAGGAGGCTGAAAGAATAAATTACTCACTTCCTGGGGAGATTGGTTCCGGTCAGGTTGGAGGTTTTCCTTCTTTGTCGGGTGACTTCTTTACTTATGCTGACAGGCAACAGGACTATTGGAGTGGTTATTATGTATCAAGGCCTTTCTTCAAGGCTGTTGATCGAGTACTAGAGCATACGCTTCGTACCACGGATATGATGATGGCTTTCCTGCTTGGGTACTGTGGGAGATCACAATGCGAAAAGTTACCCTTGGGGTTTTCCTACAAGTTGGCAGCTGCTAGAAGGAATTTAGCTCTTTTTCAGCATCATGATGGTGTAACTGGTACTGCTAAAGATCATGTTGTCCTGGATTATGGGACTCGGATGCACACTTCCTTGCAGGACTTGCAGATTTTCATGTCTAAAGCTATTGAAGTGTTGCTTGGAATACGCCATGACAAATATGATAACCCTTCTCAGTTTGAGGCAGAACAGGTGAGATCTAAATATGATGTCCAGCCTGTTCATAGAGCAATCATGGCTCGTGAAGGAACCCGCCAAACAGTGGTCTTTTTTAATCCCTTGGAGCAGATAAGAGAAGAGGTTGTGATGGTTATTGTTAACCGTCCCGATGTTACTGTTCTGGACTTGAACTGGACATGTGTCCCAAGCCAAATATCGCCTGAATTGCAGCATGATAAAAGCAAAATCTTCACTGGAAGGCATCGTGTCTACTGGCAGGCTTCTGTTCCTGCTCTGGGGTTGCAGACATATTATATAACTAATGGGTTTGTTGGATGTGAAAAGGCGAAACCAGCAAAACTTAGATACTTCTCAAAGTCTAGTTCTTTCTCTTGCCCCACTCCATATCCTTGTTCGAAAGTAGAAGCTGATGTGGCTGAAATCAAGAACAGGCATCAAACACTCACTTTTGATGTCAATCGTGGTTTGTTGCAGAAAATAAGCTACAAAAATGGGTCCCAAATTGTTGTGGGTGAAGAAATAGCTATGTACTCTAGCTGGGGAAGTGGAGCATACCTTTTTAAACCTGATGGTGATGCGCAGCCTATCATTACAGCAGGTGGGCAGATGGTGATCTCTGAGGGACCTTTGGTGCAGGAAGTATATTCTTATCCAAGTACACAAAGCGAGAAGAGCCCCATTTCTCATAGCACCCGTCTCTACAACGGAGATAATACTGTACAGGAGTTTTTCATTGAGAAGGAATATCATGTTGAGCTCCTCGACCAGCAGTTTAATGACAAGGAGTTGATAGTTAGATACAGAACAGATATTGACAACAAAAAAGTATTCTTTTCTGATTTAAATGGCTTTCAGATGAGCAGGAGAGAAACCTACGATAAAATCCCCCTCCAGGGCAATTACTACCCTATGCCCTCTCTTGCATTCATGCAAGGATCTAATGGTCAGCGGTTTTCTGTCCATTCCCGGCAGTCATTGGGTGTGGCAAGCCTTAAAAATGGATGGTTGGAGATTATGCTTGACCGTCGTTTGGTAAGAGATGACGGACGTGGTCTTGGACAAGGAGTGATGGACAACCGTGCAATGAATGTAATCTTCCACATCCTTGTAGAGTCCAACATTTCTTGTGCATCAAACCCAGTTTCCAACCCATTGCCGTTAAACCCCTCTCTTCTTTCCCACCGTGTCGGTGCTGACCTGAACTATCCATTGCATTCATTCATTTCCAAGAAGCCAGAGGATTTGTCAGTGCAACCACCCCCAAGATCATTCTCACCTCTAGCTGCACCCTTACCTTGTGATCTGCATATTGTAAGTTTAAAGGTTCCTCAACCTTTAAAATTCTCAGAGCTACCACTTGAAAATTCTAGGTTTGTCCTAACATTACAGAGACGAAGTTGGGACTCTTCATATTGCCGGAAGGGCAGATCTGGTTGCACTAGGTTTGCTGATGAAAGTGTGAATTTGCTCAACATGTTCCGGGAGCTCACTGTATCGAATGCGAGAGCCACTTCATTAAATCTTCTACACGAAGACATAGATATGCTTGGATATACTGAGCAGTTTGGAGATGTTGCTCCAGAAGGGCAAGTCCTCATTTCTCCTATGGAAATACAGGCTTACAAGTTGGAGTTACAGCCACACCAATGA